Proteins from a genomic interval of Streptomyces fodineus:
- a CDS encoding effector-associated domain 2-containing protein: protein MHGAGILVRPGVVLTCAHVVVSAAGPRGGRSEAVSGHSVLVDVPGRPDVAAGEATVAPDGWYPGPLAGGPGGDLAVLRTAWSPPDGTAVARLGRCGEPDRREVAAYGHPAGAPDGLWSRARLVGRGGPYRDWIQLEGLGSAGAPVGRGFSGAGVWDPAARRVIGMVTAAYTDQQAKVAWMLPLEAAAHMWPDLAPALAGPEPETATVPKSAAGEASSPPPPDSWPEPPSDKDQFALADALLAVPQIEDDGAATLRGLLPSRIRHTVRTHSRPRLQLFFLVQACAQHPHGRQALIDALRMLDDGSRPARTALELLDRLWPAAPGGGSS, encoded by the coding sequence GTGCACGGCGCCGGCATTCTGGTGCGTCCGGGCGTGGTACTGACCTGCGCACACGTCGTGGTGTCGGCCGCCGGCCCGCGTGGCGGCCGTTCGGAGGCCGTCTCCGGGCACTCCGTCCTGGTCGATGTGCCGGGTCGTCCGGACGTCGCGGCCGGGGAGGCCACCGTAGCACCGGACGGCTGGTATCCGGGCCCGCTCGCCGGCGGGCCCGGGGGTGACCTCGCCGTGCTGCGCACGGCATGGTCGCCTCCCGACGGTACGGCCGTGGCGAGACTCGGCCGGTGCGGGGAACCGGACCGGCGCGAAGTCGCCGCGTACGGCCACCCCGCGGGGGCTCCCGACGGGCTGTGGTCCCGGGCCCGGCTCGTCGGTCGCGGTGGTCCGTACCGGGACTGGATCCAGTTGGAGGGGCTCGGCTCGGCAGGGGCGCCCGTCGGCCGCGGATTCAGCGGCGCCGGCGTATGGGACCCGGCGGCCCGAAGAGTCATCGGCATGGTCACGGCCGCGTACACCGACCAACAGGCCAAAGTGGCCTGGATGCTTCCCCTGGAGGCCGCGGCACACATGTGGCCGGATCTGGCCCCGGCGCTCGCGGGCCCGGAGCCGGAAACCGCGACGGTGCCGAAAAGCGCGGCAGGGGAAGCCTCATCGCCGCCCCCGCCCGACTCGTGGCCCGAACCGCCGTCCGACAAGGACCAGTTCGCCCTCGCCGACGCCCTCCTCGCCGTGCCCCAGATCGAGGACGACGGCGCCGCCACACTGCGCGGTCTGCTGCCGTCCCGCATCCGGCACACCGTCCGGACCCATTCCCGGCCGCGGCTGCAGCTCTTCTTCCTCGTCCAGGCATGCGCCCAGCACCCGCATGGCAGGCAGGCCCTGATCGACGCCCTGCGCATGCTCGACGACGGCTCGCGCCCCGCCCGGACCGCCCTCGAACTCCTCGACAGGCTCTGGCCGGCCGCCCCGGGAGGCGGGTCGTCGTGA
- a CDS encoding effector-associated domain 2-containing protein yields the protein MTYSPDSWGPPKILLDALDAVPCFEEPALLHECARQVGRALQIRITLPETSRRRFALLSLLRAVLPYPDGLQVLGGVVSMLEGETRDMARLRTAIALAEVPLFPARTWERLMTLLGGLEVLDIAGAYREALDRPDPLPAHCAEPWSAVLHAATLNARPGEPLPCVLLIEHLARYAKGRQQQELLAWVGEHRGCPQAYPLGATADGGAVAALPAAAGAETGPAPGRPPRAFGHERPPAPPVPLPGIDREGVWAPSTWLLIRLRPLFYSEHEGLRQLTYWCQNGSSPDPYPVKGGDLEVDVGELPERVKSLVQEAETGWAYLCKEDLALEFVLPRDLMDLPVEIWAKEGFGNADATLGKDHPVVLRSLERVEGRATHGRWAKRWDALKPGCRGPVHWFPGEHPDRLLSEPHPVMVVLSAPPGNQEHVAVGGDELDASLRAGVPIVVWDRRGGVDPVFRNELLELVSSKGIHRLPDEVRSLRIAAGGGDPAGGGSSTLGRHAALLWDDPDRLPGGRGEAADSSAQREG from the coding sequence GTGACGTACTCGCCAGACTCCTGGGGGCCGCCCAAAATCCTGCTCGACGCGCTGGACGCCGTCCCGTGCTTCGAGGAGCCCGCACTGCTGCACGAATGCGCGCGCCAGGTCGGCCGGGCGCTGCAGATCAGGATCACGCTGCCGGAAACCAGCCGCCGGCGTTTCGCGTTGCTGTCCCTGCTGCGCGCCGTGCTGCCGTATCCGGACGGCCTCCAGGTGCTCGGCGGGGTCGTGTCGATGCTGGAGGGAGAAACCCGCGACATGGCCCGCCTGCGCACCGCCATCGCCCTTGCCGAGGTACCGCTCTTTCCGGCCAGGACCTGGGAACGGCTGATGACCCTGCTGGGCGGCCTGGAGGTGCTCGACATCGCGGGCGCCTACCGCGAGGCACTCGACCGCCCCGATCCGCTGCCCGCGCACTGTGCCGAACCGTGGTCGGCGGTGCTGCACGCCGCGACCCTCAACGCCCGCCCCGGCGAGCCGCTGCCCTGCGTCCTGCTGATCGAGCACCTCGCACGGTATGCGAAGGGGCGGCAGCAGCAGGAGCTGCTCGCATGGGTGGGGGAGCACCGCGGGTGCCCCCAGGCGTATCCGCTCGGCGCGACCGCCGACGGCGGCGCGGTCGCCGCCCTGCCCGCCGCCGCGGGAGCGGAGACCGGCCCCGCGCCCGGCCGTCCCCCGCGTGCCTTCGGCCACGAGCGGCCTCCGGCGCCGCCGGTGCCCCTGCCGGGGATCGACCGGGAAGGCGTCTGGGCGCCCTCCACGTGGCTGCTGATCCGGTTGCGCCCCCTGTTCTACTCCGAGCACGAGGGCCTGCGGCAGCTCACCTACTGGTGCCAGAACGGCAGCAGCCCGGACCCCTACCCGGTGAAGGGCGGGGATCTGGAGGTCGACGTGGGCGAACTGCCCGAGCGGGTGAAGTCGCTGGTGCAGGAGGCCGAGACCGGGTGGGCCTACCTGTGCAAGGAAGATCTCGCCCTGGAGTTCGTACTGCCGCGGGATCTGATGGATCTACCGGTGGAAATCTGGGCGAAGGAGGGGTTCGGGAACGCGGATGCCACCCTCGGGAAGGACCACCCGGTGGTGCTGCGCAGCCTCGAACGAGTGGAGGGCAGAGCCACCCATGGGCGCTGGGCCAAGCGCTGGGACGCGCTGAAGCCCGGTTGCCGGGGACCGGTCCACTGGTTCCCCGGCGAACATCCCGACCGTCTGCTCTCGGAACCGCACCCGGTCATGGTCGTGCTGAGCGCGCCGCCCGGCAACCAGGAGCATGTGGCCGTCGGGGGCGACGAGCTCGATGCGTCGCTCCGGGCCGGAGTACCGATCGTGGTGTGGGATCGCCGTGGGGGAGTGGATCCAGTGTTTCGTAACGAATTGCTGGAACTGGTCTCGAGCAAGGGCATACACCGGTTACCTGACGAAGTCAGGTCGTTGCGCATAGCTGCTGGGGGCGGGGATCCTGCTGGGGGTGGCTCCTCTACGCTCGGTCGCCACGCGGCATTGCTCTGGGACGACCCCGACCGCCTTCCCGGCGGGCGGGGAGAGGCGGCGGATTCCTCCGCGCAGCGGGAAGGGTAG
- a CDS encoding AAA family ATPase, whose translation MAAGVPNGSAGAGTGPAGRGASDHRWWIYRGTGQPLYDAGLADLLPPPPPWRRFGGGPVVAPPPSDDEEIERRLGRIGVTSAGSDQLRHEADMVNAALLLRRPLLVTGRPGTGKSSLAYRISRELKLGRVLRWHITSRTTLRGGLYEYDAIGRVQDSAALRTLRPADGSDGPTPGDAGRAAGEEQLPGIGDYLQLGPLGTALLPYELPRVLLVDELDKSDQDLANDLLSVFEEGQFPIAELVRARRLHPRVTVMTDDPGRSAEIVDGIVKCRAFPIVVITSNGEREFPPAFLRRCLRLRMPDPDRPLLVDMVMAHLRETADGHSGSARADNLIDRFLRNSRERGGLAVDQLLNAVFLATSGRFPGDDEEALENLVDALWHRLDGAGTESRTG comes from the coding sequence ATGGCGGCCGGGGTGCCGAACGGCTCCGCCGGGGCCGGTACCGGCCCCGCAGGACGGGGCGCCTCGGACCACCGCTGGTGGATCTACCGCGGTACGGGGCAACCCCTGTACGACGCCGGCCTCGCCGACCTGCTGCCGCCTCCGCCGCCCTGGCGCCGCTTCGGCGGTGGTCCCGTCGTGGCCCCGCCCCCCTCGGACGACGAGGAGATCGAGCGCCGGCTGGGGCGGATCGGCGTCACTTCCGCCGGCTCCGATCAGCTCAGGCACGAGGCCGACATGGTGAACGCGGCCCTTCTGCTGCGCCGGCCGCTGCTGGTCACGGGGCGCCCCGGGACCGGCAAGTCGTCCCTCGCCTACCGCATCAGCCGCGAGCTGAAGCTGGGCCGCGTGCTCCGCTGGCACATCACCAGCCGCACCACCCTCCGCGGCGGGCTGTACGAGTACGACGCGATCGGGCGGGTCCAGGACTCGGCGGCGTTACGCACGCTGCGTCCGGCGGACGGGAGCGACGGCCCCACCCCCGGCGACGCCGGCCGCGCGGCGGGTGAGGAACAGCTTCCCGGAATCGGCGACTACCTCCAACTCGGCCCGCTGGGCACGGCGTTGCTGCCCTACGAACTGCCCAGAGTGCTGCTGGTCGACGAACTGGACAAGAGCGACCAGGACCTGGCGAACGACCTGCTCAGCGTCTTCGAGGAAGGTCAGTTCCCCATCGCCGAGCTGGTCAGGGCCCGGCGGCTGCACCCCAGGGTGACCGTCATGACAGACGACCCGGGCCGGAGCGCCGAGATCGTCGACGGCATCGTCAAGTGCCGGGCCTTCCCCATCGTGGTGATCACCTCCAACGGAGAGCGTGAATTTCCGCCGGCCTTCCTGCGCCGCTGCCTGCGACTGCGGATGCCGGACCCCGACCGGCCGCTCCTTGTGGACATGGTCATGGCCCACCTGCGGGAGACTGCGGACGGACACTCCGGCTCGGCACGGGCCGACAACCTCATCGACCGGTTCCTGCGCAACAGCCGGGAACGGGGCGGCCTCGCGGTGGACCAACTGCTCAACGCGGTGTTCCTGGCGACCTCGGGACGTTTCCCCGGCGACGACGAGGAGGCGCTGGAGAACCTGGTGGACGCGTTGTGGCACCGGCTCGACGGGGCGGGGACGGAATCGAGGACCGGATGA
- the fxsT gene encoding FxSxx-COOH system tetratricopeptide repeat protein, whose product MTAESPVPPPAADRPEGGHGGAPAHDQPTWTELADALYLAACQDAAVPLFDIPGLQARARAERPRQTRRRPAERTPPEGQDVGRSDVPDVPPAAPDVQAAEILPVLGPLAPPNPDRPRPPGPPGPAGTADPEQAGWPASPRLADALALGRSLRPLRLFGDSPHEVELDEEATAEQTAASGVWSPVCRSLPERRLDLLLLVDESPSMALWSQTTRQVAELLEQTAAFRTVRLVRWDLDDDTSAGIRAAEIRSSDRQLLLAVTDGGHGAWRTGRAAAVLHRLGRSSPVAVLSLLPQQLWALTLPTVARTRLRASSPAAPNRAYDVDGKHPQADPLGLQPQAAAEPGRDHAFPVPVVELRPTSLRRWARLVAAAGGGEWHALAALWTAPGRDLRSAAVGPVAEELADLVADPAGAEADGTGPAEPSAVQRAKHAAAMVRRFRATASPAAYALAQRLAAAPLNLPVMRLLQQALPKSQLWNLAEILLLGLVRRTDDAADAEDAHRVSFDFQEGVREELLALGSRAETIRALRQVQRHLGPRLEALWGEGAGALVAPEGDVADPPLTEQTRPFVAHLYTALCAVSGPYLARANHLGRLLQPTGSRPVRQLAAAGGGGTPAPGHSRPSGYSSAEMPSKLNIAPADALDYGPRTQRTPEGAAPARPAASPTAPPSAVASPTPTAPSPAPAPARPRQGGTPVSAGLPVASGPRSPHDPPRIWGNVPQRNRNFTGRESLLERLQERLGSGVTAVLPEALHGMGGVGKSQIAVEYVYRHSREYRLIWWIPSEQESQIVQSLIELGDQMGLQAGSEMSAVPAVLDALRRGEPYSDWLLVFDNAEIPRDVRKYFPSDGPGRIVVTSRNSQWSNDVSSLEVDVFAREESVALLRRRSPHLPDDAVDHLAAALGDLPLAVEQAAVWLAETGMPVQQYLEVYERNFSELMQTDPPGDYNHSVAAAWNVSLGRLRETRPDALQLLQVCAFFAPEPIEWDLFSAVRGISVPQELQSALDDPVRLGRAVREIGRYALARIDHRQNTVQMHRLVQRVLIEQMNPQEQATMRHAAHQLLSHADPRNPRRAMYWQRYSSLLSHLRASNAVECEDPWVRRLVLNQVQFLRARGQHAEALELGERAARIWREHLGEDHEEVLAVDQQIAAGLREQGVDLQRAYAMQSGLVERFRRVLGEAHEDTLRAQSYMAIDHRNRGYFEPAREMDQRVYETSLREFGRDDPATLLAAHNYSVSLRLAGATETARELDYDTWQRRIEVLGEDNLSTLATREAYQLDLQEVGRYEEALDGYEQLAEEVTDRLGEQHPFVALVNRNRCVARRKMGDHEGAYALSRRHIEVVAGIFGKDSRTYLLMAVSHANDLRQIGKLQDSRALSEQVLEQHRTRYGREHPHSYAIAMNLAVTLRLLGQPEAALELDQESVEGLTRSLGAAHPRTLLARMNLASDQFALGRPEEALALDEAVAEESERLRENHPANLAVRLNLSYDLKALRRTEESERLYAEALERYRTILGPSHPATLDAEKGLRANADIDLLTL is encoded by the coding sequence ATGACCGCGGAGTCACCCGTACCCCCTCCTGCGGCCGACCGGCCCGAGGGAGGGCACGGCGGTGCCCCGGCCCACGACCAGCCGACCTGGACGGAGTTGGCGGACGCGCTGTATCTGGCGGCATGCCAGGATGCCGCCGTACCGCTGTTCGACATCCCGGGGCTGCAAGCCCGCGCGCGTGCCGAACGGCCCCGGCAGACCAGACGGCGCCCCGCCGAGCGGACGCCACCCGAGGGACAGGACGTCGGCCGCTCGGACGTCCCGGACGTCCCTCCGGCGGCCCCGGACGTGCAGGCGGCCGAGATCCTCCCCGTGCTCGGCCCCCTCGCGCCCCCGAACCCGGACCGGCCGCGTCCCCCGGGCCCGCCCGGCCCCGCTGGGACGGCGGACCCGGAGCAGGCCGGCTGGCCGGCGTCGCCCCGGCTGGCCGACGCCCTCGCGCTCGGCCGGTCGTTGCGCCCGCTGCGCCTGTTCGGTGACTCGCCCCACGAGGTGGAGCTGGACGAGGAGGCGACCGCCGAGCAGACGGCGGCGTCCGGGGTGTGGTCACCGGTGTGCCGCTCGCTGCCCGAACGCCGGCTGGACCTGCTGCTGCTGGTGGACGAGAGCCCGTCGATGGCCCTGTGGTCGCAGACGACACGCCAGGTCGCCGAACTGCTGGAGCAGACAGCCGCGTTCCGTACGGTACGGCTGGTGCGCTGGGACCTGGACGACGACACCTCGGCGGGCATCCGGGCCGCCGAGATCCGTTCGAGCGACCGGCAACTGCTGCTCGCGGTCACGGACGGCGGCCACGGCGCCTGGCGCACGGGCCGGGCGGCCGCGGTCCTGCACCGGCTGGGCCGGAGCTCACCGGTCGCGGTACTGAGCCTGCTCCCGCAGCAGTTGTGGGCCCTCACCCTGCCCACGGTGGCCCGCACGCGGTTACGGGCGTCGTCCCCCGCCGCGCCCAACCGTGCCTACGACGTCGACGGCAAGCACCCGCAGGCCGACCCCCTGGGCCTGCAGCCACAGGCCGCTGCCGAGCCGGGCCGGGACCACGCGTTCCCGGTGCCCGTCGTCGAACTCCGGCCGACCTCGCTGCGCCGCTGGGCCCGCCTGGTGGCCGCGGCGGGCGGCGGCGAGTGGCACGCCCTGGCGGCCCTGTGGACCGCCCCGGGCCGGGACCTGCGCTCGGCGGCGGTCGGTCCGGTCGCCGAGGAGCTGGCCGACCTGGTGGCCGATCCGGCGGGCGCCGAAGCGGACGGCACAGGCCCGGCCGAGCCGTCCGCGGTGCAGCGGGCGAAACACGCCGCCGCCATGGTGCGCCGCTTCAGGGCCACCGCCTCGCCGGCCGCCTACGCCCTCGCCCAGCGGCTCGCCGCGGCCCCGCTCAACCTCCCCGTCATGCGGTTGCTTCAACAGGCCCTGCCCAAGTCGCAGTTGTGGAACCTCGCCGAGATCCTGCTGCTGGGCCTCGTGCGCCGCACCGACGACGCGGCCGACGCCGAGGACGCGCACCGCGTGTCCTTCGACTTCCAGGAGGGCGTACGGGAGGAACTCCTCGCCCTCGGCTCCCGGGCCGAGACCATCCGCGCACTGCGCCAGGTCCAGCGTCATCTCGGGCCACGGCTGGAGGCGCTGTGGGGCGAGGGTGCGGGCGCGCTCGTCGCGCCGGAAGGCGATGTCGCGGACCCGCCGCTGACGGAACAGACACGCCCCTTCGTGGCCCATCTGTACACGGCGCTGTGTGCGGTGTCGGGCCCCTACCTCGCGCGCGCCAACCATCTGGGACGGCTGCTCCAGCCCACCGGCTCCCGGCCGGTCAGGCAGCTGGCCGCCGCCGGCGGCGGCGGGACACCCGCGCCGGGACACAGTCGGCCATCAGGGTACTCATCCGCTGAAATGCCGTCAAAGTTGAATATCGCGCCCGCGGACGCGCTAGATTACGGGCCGCGAACACAACGGACCCCGGAAGGGGCGGCCCCCGCGCGCCCCGCGGCTTCACCCACGGCCCCGCCATCCGCCGTCGCTTCACCCACCCCGACCGCCCCCTCTCCCGCGCCTGCGCCTGCGCGTCCACGACAAGGAGGCACCCCCGTGTCTGCCGGTCTGCCCGTTGCTTCGGGTCCGCGAAGCCCGCACGACCCGCCCCGCATCTGGGGGAACGTCCCGCAACGGAACCGGAACTTCACGGGACGGGAATCGCTGCTCGAACGACTCCAGGAACGGCTCGGCAGCGGCGTCACCGCGGTCCTGCCGGAGGCCCTGCACGGCATGGGCGGGGTGGGCAAGTCCCAGATCGCCGTCGAGTACGTCTACCGGCACAGCCGTGAGTACCGCCTCATCTGGTGGATCCCGTCCGAACAGGAGAGCCAGATCGTCCAGTCGCTGATCGAGCTCGGCGACCAGATGGGCCTCCAGGCGGGCTCCGAGATGAGCGCCGTACCGGCCGTGCTGGACGCCCTGCGGCGGGGCGAACCGTACAGCGACTGGCTGCTGGTGTTCGACAACGCGGAAATCCCCCGGGACGTGCGCAAGTACTTCCCCAGTGACGGACCAGGACGCATCGTCGTGACCTCACGCAACTCTCAGTGGTCCAACGACGTCAGCTCGCTCGAGGTGGACGTCTTCGCCCGTGAGGAGAGCGTCGCCCTGCTGCGCCGCCGCAGCCCGCACCTCCCGGACGACGCCGTGGACCACCTCGCCGCCGCGCTCGGTGACCTGCCCCTGGCGGTCGAACAGGCCGCGGTCTGGCTGGCCGAGACGGGCATGCCGGTGCAGCAGTACCTCGAGGTGTACGAGCGCAACTTCTCGGAACTCATGCAGACCGACCCGCCCGGCGACTACAACCACTCGGTGGCCGCCGCCTGGAACGTCTCGCTCGGCAGACTGCGGGAGACCCGCCCGGACGCGCTCCAACTGCTCCAGGTCTGCGCGTTCTTCGCCCCCGAGCCCATCGAATGGGACCTGTTCTCCGCGGTGCGCGGCATCTCGGTGCCCCAGGAACTGCAGTCCGCACTGGACGATCCGGTCAGGCTCGGCCGCGCGGTACGCGAGATCGGCCGTTACGCCCTGGCCCGCATCGACCACCGCCAGAACACGGTGCAGATGCACCGATTGGTGCAGCGCGTCCTGATCGAGCAGATGAACCCGCAGGAACAGGCGACGATGCGGCACGCCGCGCATCAGCTGCTGTCCCACGCCGATCCGCGCAACCCGCGGCGGGCCATGTACTGGCAGCGCTACTCCTCCCTGCTGAGCCATCTGCGGGCCTCCAACGCGGTGGAGTGCGAGGACCCCTGGGTCCGCCGTCTCGTCCTGAACCAGGTGCAGTTCCTCCGCGCCCGGGGCCAGCACGCCGAAGCCCTGGAGCTGGGAGAGCGCGCCGCGCGGATCTGGCGTGAGCACCTGGGCGAGGACCACGAGGAGGTCCTCGCCGTCGACCAGCAGATCGCCGCGGGGCTGCGCGAGCAGGGCGTCGATCTCCAGCGCGCCTATGCCATGCAGTCCGGGCTCGTGGAGCGCTTCCGCAGGGTCCTGGGTGAGGCACATGAGGACACGCTGCGGGCCCAGAGCTACATGGCCATCGACCACCGCAACCGAGGGTACTTCGAACCGGCCCGGGAGATGGACCAGCGGGTCTACGAGACCAGCCTGCGGGAGTTCGGCAGGGACGACCCGGCCACCCTCCTCGCCGCGCACAACTACTCCGTGAGTCTGCGGCTGGCAGGTGCCACGGAGACGGCCCGGGAACTCGACTACGACACCTGGCAGCGCCGCATCGAGGTGCTGGGCGAGGACAACCTCTCCACGCTGGCGACACGCGAGGCCTACCAGCTCGACCTCCAGGAGGTCGGCCGCTACGAGGAAGCACTCGACGGCTATGAGCAACTGGCCGAGGAGGTCACCGACAGGCTCGGCGAGCAGCACCCCTTCGTGGCGCTGGTCAACCGCAACCGCTGTGTGGCCCGCCGCAAGATGGGCGACCACGAAGGCGCCTACGCGCTCTCGCGCAGGCACATCGAGGTCGTCGCCGGCATCTTCGGCAAGGACAGCCGGACGTATCTGCTGATGGCGGTCAGCCACGCCAACGACCTGCGGCAGATCGGCAAACTCCAGGATTCCCGCGCGCTGAGCGAGCAGGTGCTGGAGCAGCACCGCACCAGGTACGGCCGGGAACACCCGCACAGCTACGCCATCGCCATGAACCTCGCGGTGACCCTGCGCCTGCTGGGACAACCCGAGGCAGCGCTCGAACTGGACCAGGAATCGGTCGAAGGCCTGACCCGCTCGCTCGGCGCGGCACACCCCCGCACGCTGCTCGCCCGGATGAACCTGGCCAGTGACCAGTTCGCCCTCGGCCGTCCCGAGGAAGCCCTCGCCCTCGACGAGGCCGTGGCCGAGGAGTCGGAGCGGCTGCGGGAGAACCACCCCGCGAACCTGGCCGTCCGGCTCAATCTGAGCTACGACCTGAAGGCGCTGCGCAGGACCGAGGAGAGCGAGCGCCTGTATGCCGAGGCCCTGGAGCGGTACCGGACGATCCTGGGCCCCTCGCACCCGGCGACACTCGACGCGGAGAAGGGACTGCGAGCCAATGCCGACATCGACCTGCTGACGCTCTAG